A section of the Acropora muricata isolate sample 2 chromosome 4, ASM3666990v1, whole genome shotgun sequence genome encodes:
- the LOC136914107 gene encoding neuropeptide receptor 15-like, with product MGFEMILQVFFCVIAAASFSSNLFFCIVLVTKRSMLKKSHNIVLFSLAVTDLLTGIFLVATPGYVIPKAEYPIPTGLHGQVFCRLLANRYLLFLMGKVSILLAACLALERWYCVLRPMQYRNMFSRKRVFIYVTLMFIVTCILSMNKFFENSVVKDKCITKNAPYGKYGTRAFIVVYCSLAFYIPCFITWFTFAHISLHFPSFQGQTRESVNKKRRQRALLRMCAITAVALTICGFPAQTIYLLSPFDITKIGSPLHKGFNVLLLLHSCMNPLIYWLTNKEYRKEFKKMLGCNKGVVSPETEMNTADTHGEA from the exons ATGGGATTCGAAATGATCCTGCAGGTGTTTTTCTGTGTGATTGCTGCTGCTTCGTTCTCGAGCAACCTCTTTTTCTGCATTGTGCTTGTCACCAAACGGTCTATGCTTAAGAAATCTCATAATATTGTGCTGTTTAGCTTGGCGGTGACAGATCTGTTGACAG GGATCTTCCTCGTGGCTACTCCAGGTTATGTCATTCCAAAGGCCGAATACCCGATCCCTACTGGATTACACGGTCAGGTTTTCTGTCGTCTCTTAGCCAACCGCTACCTTCTGTTCCTAATGGGCAAAGTTTCAATTCTACTTGCTGCATGCCTCGCTCTTGAGCGATGGTATTGCGTGCTGAGACCGATGCAGTACAGAAACATGTTTAGCAGGAAGCGTGTTTTTATCTACGTCACACTGATGTTCATAGTGACTTGCATTCTATCTATGAATAAGTTCTTTGAAAACAGTGTAGTTAAAGACAAGTGCATCACAAAGAACGCTCCTTACGGAAAGTACGGCACCCGAGCTTTCATAGTTGTCTACTGTTCATTGGCATTTTACATCCCTTGTTTCATAACTTGGTTTACATTTGCTCATATCAGCCTACATTTCCCGTCATTCCAAGGGCAAACTCGCGAAAGCGTCAACAAAAAGCGACGGCAGAGAGCGCTTCTGCGCATGTGTGCAATCACTGCGGTAGCTTTGACTATTTGTGGTTTTCCTGCACAAACCATATATCTCCTCTCTCCATTTGACATTACCAAGATAGGAAGCCCTCTTCACAAAGGCTTCAATGTTCTACTGTTGCTTCATTCGTGTATGAATCCATTGATTTATTGGCTCACGAACAAGGAATACAggaaagagtttaaaaaaatgttgggtTGCAATAAAGGCGTGGTATCTCCGGAGACTGAAATGAACACTGCAGATACACATGGTGAAGCGTAG